TATATTTCCATTCTATTTTTGCAGTGTTTTCTACAACACACGATCAGCTCGTTCGATGCAACAAATCAGTTTAGCATCTTGGTAAAACCTCATCAATTCTGAAGGAGGACTCGTGCAGGATATTTTGATTCCAGGGGCGGCCAGCTTGCTGGCGCTCGGCTTCGTGGTGTACCTTGCCATGGATGTGTTGCGCAAGAATCCGGGCAACGAGCGCATGGTGCAGATTTCGCAAGCGGTGCAGGTTGGAGCCAAAGCCTTCTTGCGGCGTGAATATCTTTATGTCTCCGCGTTTGTGCTCGTGATCGCGGCTCTCATTGCCGCCACGCCTTTGTTTGCGCCCAACGTCAGCCTGAACTGGCAAACCTCGGTGGCGTTTATCTTGGGCGGCGTGGCCTCGGCGATTGCGGGCTATATCGGCATGAGCATCGCAACGCGCGCCAACTCGCGCACAACGCAAGGCGCGGTAGACGGCGGCTTGAAAGGCGCATTGAGCGTCGCGGTTTCCGGCGGTGCGGTGATGGGCATGAGCGTCGTCGGTGTGTCTTTGTTGGGTCTTTGCATTGTTTATGTTATGTTTAACGGCGTTCCGGAGATTGTGAACGGTTATGCCATGGGTGCCAGTCTCGTCGCGCTGTTTGCGCGCAGCGGTGGCGGCATTTTCACCAAAGGCGCGGACATGGGCGCTGATCTGGTCGGCAAAGTCGAAGCCGGCATTCCTGAAGACGACCCGCGCAACCCGGCGGTGATTGCCGATAACGTCGGCGACAACGTCGGCGACGTGGCCGGCCTCGGCGCCGATTTGCTCGAATCCTATGTTGAATCCATCATCGCGGCCATGGCCATTGCAGCAGGCGTCGGCTTGGCGTCATTGAGTTTAATTCCGTTGCAAATCGCCAGCGTTGGCATTGTGGCTTCGATACTCGGCATTCTGTATGTGAAAATCACCGGCCGGGGCAATCCGCAAAGCGCGTTGATGGGCGGGTTATATGTCAGCGCCGGCCTCACCGCGCTGGGCACATATTTCATCGTGCAACATCATAATGTCGTGTATGAAAATCATGGCGTGATGGGCCCGTTCTGGGCGACGATTGCGGGCGTGGTTTCCGGCGTGATTATCGGCTTCACGAGCGAATATTACACCTCTTCGAAATATAAACCCGTCAAAAATCTCGCAGATGAATCACAAAGCGGCCCGGCCATCACCGTGACCGGCGGCCTGGCTCTAGGCATGGCCTCTACCGCCGTTCCCGTGATTGTTCTAGCGATTGCACTGATCGTTTCGCATGAGCTTGCGGGTATTTACGGCGTTGCGCTTGCGAGTCTCGGCATGCTCGCCACCACGGGCATGGTGGTTGCCGTTGACAGCTATGGCCCGATCGCCGACAACGCCGGTGGCATCGCGGAAATGGCGCATCTCGATCCGGGCGTGCGCAAAATCACCGACAGCCTCGACTCGGTTGGCAATACCACTGCAGCGATCGGCAAGGGCTTTGCCATCGGCTCCGCCGCGTTTGCGGCAATGGGTTTGATCGTGGCTTACATGCACACGGTGAAATTGCAATCCGCCGATCTGCAGGACCCCAAAGTGCTCGCCGGCGTCATCATCGGCGGCATGCTGCCCTTCTTCTTTTCGTCGATGTTGTTCAAAGCCGTGAGCAAAGCCGCGTTCAAAATGATCGAAGAAGTGCGCCGGCAATTCCGTGAGATTCCCGGTTTGCGCGAAGGCAAGGCCATGCCCGATTCGGCCAAGTGCGTTGACATCAGCACGGTGGGCGCAATTAACGGCATGTTGCTGCCCGGCGCGCTGGCGATTTTGTCCCCGGTGATCATCGGCCTCACACTCGGACCCGGTGCGCTCGCCGGCCTGCTGCTCGGCGCGTTGGTGACTGGCGTCATGCTCGGCATTCAAATGGCGAACAGCGGCGGCGCTATGGACAATGCCAAAAAATATGTCGAAGAAGGCCACTACGGCGGCAAAGGTTCGGATACGCACAAAGCCACGGTTATTGGCGACACGGTGGGCGATCCCTTGAAAGACACGGTCGGCCCCT
This is a stretch of genomic DNA from Cytophagia bacterium CHB2. It encodes these proteins:
- a CDS encoding sodium-translocating pyrophosphatase, coding for MQDILIPGAASLLALGFVVYLAMDVLRKNPGNERMVQISQAVQVGAKAFLRREYLYVSAFVLVIAALIAATPLFAPNVSLNWQTSVAFILGGVASAIAGYIGMSIATRANSRTTQGAVDGGLKGALSVAVSGGAVMGMSVVGVSLLGLCIVYVMFNGVPEIVNGYAMGASLVALFARSGGGIFTKGADMGADLVGKVEAGIPEDDPRNPAVIADNVGDNVGDVAGLGADLLESYVESIIAAMAIAAGVGLASLSLIPLQIASVGIVASILGILYVKITGRGNPQSALMGGLYVSAGLTALGTYFIVQHHNVVYENHGVMGPFWATIAGVVSGVIIGFTSEYYTSSKYKPVKNLADESQSGPAITVTGGLALGMASTAVPVIVLAIALIVSHELAGIYGVALASLGMLATTGMVVAVDSYGPIADNAGGIAEMAHLDPGVRKITDSLDSVGNTTAAIGKGFAIGSAAFAAMGLIVAYMHTVKLQSADLQDPKVLAGVIIGGMLPFFFSSMLFKAVSKAAFKMIEEVRRQFREIPGLREGKAMPDSAKCVDISTVGAINGMLLPGALAILSPVIIGLTLGPGALAGLLLGALVTGVMLGIQMANSGGAMDNAKKYVEEGHYGGKGSDTHKATVIGDTVGDPLKDTVGPSINILIKLMAVISLVLAPLFME